GGCGCTGCCGACCTGGTCGACGTTCGCGGCCGAGGCGTACGGCTGCTCGAAGAGGCCGAGGGCGAACTTCTGGCGCAGGATCCGGCGGACCGCGTCGTCGATGCGGGCCTGGCTGACCCGGCCGGCGGTGGCCTCGGCGAGCAGCAGCTGCTCGAACTGCTCGGCGGTGTTGGGCTCCATGAACATGTCGCTGCCGGCGTTGACACCGACCCGGACCTTGTAGCCGGTCAGCCCGCCGTTGGTGGGGTCGGCGGGGTCGGGGATCTGGTGGATGCCCTCCCAGTCGGTGATCACGAAGCCGTCGAAGCCCAGCCGGCCCTTCAGCTCGCCGGTGATCAGGTCGGGGTTGGCGTGCATCTTGGTCGGGTTGCCGAGGCCGTCCTCGGTCCAGTCCACGCTGGAGAACGAGGGCATCACGCTGCCGACCCGGTGCCGACGCACCGCCGGGCCGTACGGGGCGAGGTCGACGCGGGCGAAGTGGTCCCGGTCGGTGACGGTGACGCCCTGGTCGATCGGGTACTTCTGCTCCCACCACGGTCTGCCCTCGTTGGCGGCGGCGGTGGCCTCGTCGTAGTCGGTGTCGCCGTCGCCGGCGAAGTGCTTGGCGGTGGCGAGCACCCGGTCGTCGTCGGCGAGCCGGCCCGGGCGCCCCTGGAGGCCGTCGATGACGGTCTCCATCGACACCACCAGGGCCGGGTCCTCGCCGAAGCTCTCGTAGCTGCGGCCCCACCGCTCGTCCCGGGAGACGCAGACGCAGGGGGCGAAGTTCCACGGGATGCCGGTGGCGCGCACCTCGGCGGCGGTGGCGTGGCCGACCCGTTCGACCAGCGCGGGGTCGCGGGTGGCGCCGAGGCCGACGTTGTGCGGGAAGACCGTGGCGCCGTACACGTTGCCGTGGCCGTGCACGGCGTCGACGCCGTAGATCAGCGGGATCTGCAACCGGGTGGTCATCGCCTGCGCCTGGAGGCCGTTGACCATCTCGACCCAGGCGGCGGGGGTGTTGCTGGCCGGCGTGGAGCCGCCGCCGGAGAGCACCGAGCCGAGCTGCCACCGGGCGACCCGGCCGGGGTCGTCGGCGACGGCGGCCCGCTCCGCCTGGGTCATCTGGCCGATCTTCTCGGCGAGGGTCATCCGGGCGAGCAGGTCGTCGACCCGCCGCCGCACCGGCAGCCGCCGGTCGAGGTACGGCAGGCCGTGCGCGTCGATCACGACGGTCGGCGCGGTGCCGACGGTGGCGTCGGCGGAGTCCAGGGTCAGCGGGACGGTCTCGGCGGTCTCGGCGGCCCGGTCGCGGTGCAGCGTGACGGTGACCGGCCGGGCGGTGCCGGAGGGGCTGCCGGCCGGGAAGGTGAGCACGCCGGACGCCGTCGCGTAGTCCACGCCCGGGGTGGCGGTGCCGGCGCCGGTGGCCCAGCGCACGGTGACCGCGGCGGCCAGCGGTCGACCGTCGGAGGTGGACACCGCCACGTCCACCGGCACCCGGCTGCCCTCGGTGGCCGGTTGGACGGGCCGGACGGCGCCGACGGTGACCGTCTGGGCGTCGGCTGCCGCCGCGGGTAAGGCGGGTGAGAGGGCCACGGCCAGGGCACCGGCCCCGACGAGCGCGGCGTACCTGTGCGGTCTCATGTGGTGCCTCCTCACGGGACCGGTCACCGGTCTCCCCGTCGGCCGGGGCGGGCCGGGTCCGCTTCGGCATCCTTTCCGACTCGATCGGGTGACGTCAATGTTTTCGGCTGGTTCCGGAACAGCTCGGGGAGCGCTCCCTTGACAGCTCCCCGCTTAATTCATAGCTTCATTGAAGTCTATCTTTATGGTGTGTTCACCGTTCGTCCGGTGCGCAACGGCGGGGCGGGGACGACCGCGACCCGAACGGAGCAACCGTGCGCAGCATCCGCACCCTCGCGGCCCTGGCCCTGGTCGGCCTGGGGCTGACGGCGGCACTGACCGCCACCACCGGCAGCCCCGCCCAGGCCGCTCCCGGCGCCGTCACCTGGTCCGACGACTTCACCGGCGCCGCCGGCACCGCCCCCGACCCCGGCAGGTGGCGCTATGACACCGGCGGTGGCGGCTGGGGCAACAGCGAGCTGGAGTACTACACCTCCAGCACCCGCAACGCCGCCCTCGACGGCAACGGCAACCTGGTCATCACCGCCCGCCGGGAGAACCCCGCCGGCTACACCTGCTGGTACGGCAGCTGCCAGTACACCTCCGCCCGGCTGCTCACCAACGGCACCTTCAGCCAGGCGTACGGCCGGTTCGAGGCGCGCATCAAGATCCCCCGGGGCCAGGGGATGTGGCCCGCGTTCTGGATGCTCGGCAGCGACATCGCCAGCAACCCGTGGCCCAACAGCGGCGAGATCGACATCATGGAGAACGTCGGCTCCCAGCCGTCCACCGTGTACGGCACCATCCACGGCCCCGGCTACTCCGGCGGCGGCGGGCTGGGCGGCTCCACCTCGCTCCCCGGCGGGCAGGCCCTCGCCGACGCCTTCCACACCTACACCGTCGACTGGGCGCCGGACTCCATCACCTGGTACCTCGACGGGGTCGCGTACTCCCGGAAGACCCCGGCCGACGCGGGCGGCAACAAGTGGGTCTTCGACCACCCGTTCTTCATGATCATGAACGTCGCGGTCGGCGGTGGCTGGCCCGGCTCCCCCGACGGCAGCACGGTCTTCCCGCAGCAGATGGTCGTCGACTACGTCCGGGTCCAGGCCTGGGACAGCGGCGGCGGCAGCACCGCCGGGCCGATCGTCGGATACGGCAGCAAGTGCGTCGACGTGGCCGGCGCCAACCCCGCCAACGGCACCCGAATCCAGCTCTGGACCTGCAACGGCACCCCCGCCCAGCAGTGGACCTGGGCCGCCGACGGCTCCGTCCGCGCCCTCGGCAAGTGCCTCGACGTGGCCGCCGGATCGACCGCCAACGGCGCCAAGGTGCAGCTCTACGACTGCAACGGCACCGGCGCGCAGCGGTGGGTGTTCAGCGCCGCCGGTGACATCGTCAACCCGCAGTCCAACAGGTGCCTCGACGCCACCGGCGTCAGCTCCGCCGACGGCACCCCGTTGCAGCTCTGGGACTGCACCGGCGGCGCCAACCAGAAGTGGCGCCGCTGAACCCGGCGACCAGGTGCCCGGCCGGCGGTCAGAACGGCGCGTCGACCGCCAGCCGGCGCACCTGCGTCAGATAGGGGTCCAGCTCCCCCACCTCGAACCGGCAGGTGCCGATGACGTGCCAGAACTGGCCGCCCGGGTCACCGTCCAGCTTGTAGCGACCGTCCGGACTGACCGCCGCCCAGCCCTCCGGCAGCCCGATCAGCGTGGTCCGCAACTGGGCGTGCTCCGGGTCGGCCACGTCCCACAACCGGACGGTGCCGTCGTCCCCCGCACTGGCCAGGAGGCTGCTGTCCGGGCTGAACGCCACCGACCAGATCCGCCGGGTGTGCGCGGCGAGACTGCCGTGCAGCCGCCCGGTGCCCGGATCCCACAACCGGATCGACAGGTCGTCCCCGGCGGTGGCGAGCAGGTTGCCGTTCGGGCTGAACGCACAGCCCCAGAGCCGACCGGTGTGCTCCGTCAGCACCACCCGCCGCTGTCCGGTCACCGCGTCCCAGACCACCGCCGTACCGTCGTTGCTGACGCTGGCCAGCAGCGTCCCCTCGGCGTTGAACGCCACCGCGTACACCCGGTCGGTGTGCTGCTCCAGGGTGAGCCGGCAGGTGGCGGTCGCGGCGTCCCAGAGCCGGACCAGCTGGTCGTCGCAGCCGGTGGCGATGGTCTCGCCGTCCGGGCTGAACGCGACCGCCCGGACCCGGCCCCGGTGCGGGGTCAGGGTGGCGAAGTGCCGGCCGGTACGCCGGTACCACAGCCGCACCGTGTCGTCGTCGTTCGCGGTGGCCAGCGCGTCCCCGTCCGGGCTGAACGCGGTCGCCCAGACGTGGTCGGTGTCCACGTTGAGTTCCCGCTCGTCGGCGCCGGTGTCGGTGTTCCACAGGTGCACCCCGCCGTCCCCGCTCGGCGCGGCGACCAGCGACTCACCCGGGCAGAACACCGCCGACAGCAGCCGGTCCGCCGGGCTGGCGAGCTGCCGCACCAGCCGCCCGGTACGCGGCTCCCACAGCCGCACCACCCCGTCGTTGCCGCAGGTCGCCAGCACCGCCCCGTCGTCGCGGAAGGAGAGCGCGGTGACCCGCCGCCCGTGCCCCCGCAGGGTGTGCTGACACTGCCCGGTGCGGACGTCCCACATCCGGGTGGTGCCGTCGTTGCTGCTGGTCGCCACCTGCTGGTCGTCGGGGCGCCAGACCACCGGCCAGACCGAGCCCCGATGCCGGGTCAGCTCGTGCCGCGGCTGACCGTCGGCGGTGTCCCAGAGCGCGATCGCGCCGTCGCTGGCCGAGGAGGCCAGCAGCGAGCCGTCGCCGTTGAACCGGACGCTGTAGATCGCGCCGCGCTGCCGCCCGAGGACCCGTACCGGCCGGCCCGTCGCCACCTCCCAGAGGCGCAGCGCGCCGTGGGTGTCCCCGGTGGCCATCAGCTGCCCGTCCGGGTGCACGTCGAGCGCGTACACGTCGGCCTCGTGACCGCGCGGCCGGCGCAGCAGCTCCCCGTCGACCGCCCGGCGGATCCAGACCCGACCGTGCTGTCCGACGGCGACGAGCGACTGCCCGTCGGGGGTGTGCACCACCCGGTAGACCACCTCCGGCTCGCGGACGGCGAAGACCAGCTCGCCGGAGGCGACGTCCCAGCCGCGGACCACGCCGGCGCTGTCCACCACGACCACCCGCCGGCCGTCCGGGCTGAACGAGGTGCCCCAGATCGGGGCGGCGTGCCCCGGCCACTCGTGCCGCAGCCGGGCGGTCCGGGTGTCATAGAGGCGGACCGTGCCGGCGGCGTCACCGACCACCAGCCGGCCGCGCGTCCCGTCGGTCAGCACCGGCCACACCCAGCCGGCGAAGACGTCCTCGATGACGTGCCGCACGTCGCCGTGGTCGGCGTCCCACAGCCGTACGGTGAGATCCGCCGCGCCCGTGACGAGCTGGTGCGAGGCGGCGTCGAAGCGCACCGCGTAGACCCGCCCCCGGTGGCCCTGGAGGGTCCGCACCGGCAGCCCGGTGACCGTGTCGCAGATCAGCACGCCACCGTCGTCGCTGCCGACGGCGAGCACCGCCCCGTCCGGGCTGTACGACACCGGCACCGGCAGCCGGCCCACCTCGAAGCCGTACGAGACGCCCACCGCGGGCGGGGCCAGCCCGGGCACCACCGGGCGGCCCGGTGCCACC
This genomic interval from Micromonospora sp. CCTCC AA 2012012 contains the following:
- a CDS encoding glycoside hydrolase family 3 N-terminal domain-containing protein gives rise to the protein MRPHRYAALVGAGALAVALSPALPAAAADAQTVTVGAVRPVQPATEGSRVPVDVAVSTSDGRPLAAAVTVRWATGAGTATPGVDYATASGVLTFPAGSPSGTARPVTVTLHRDRAAETAETVPLTLDSADATVGTAPTVVIDAHGLPYLDRRLPVRRRVDDLLARMTLAEKIGQMTQAERAAVADDPGRVARWQLGSVLSGGGSTPASNTPAAWVEMVNGLQAQAMTTRLQIPLIYGVDAVHGHGNVYGATVFPHNVGLGATRDPALVERVGHATAAEVRATGIPWNFAPCVCVSRDERWGRSYESFGEDPALVVSMETVIDGLQGRPGRLADDDRVLATAKHFAGDGDTDYDEATAAANEGRPWWEQKYPIDQGVTVTDRDHFARVDLAPYGPAVRRHRVGSVMPSFSSVDWTEDGLGNPTKMHANPDLITGELKGRLGFDGFVITDWEGIHQIPDPADPTNGGLTGYKVRVGVNAGSDMFMEPNTAEQFEQLLLAEATAGRVSQARIDDAVRRILRQKFALGLFEQPYASAANVDQVGSAAHRAIGREAAAKSQVLLKNSGQALPLRPDTKLYVAGRNADDLGNQAGGWTIAWQGVSGADTIPGTSILDGIREVAPQARVTYSADASAPTGDAQVGVVVVGETPYAEGYGDVGGPECGWCTVPQQEEKSLRLQPADRAVVDKVCAALPTCVVLVVSGRPQVVTDQLGEIDALVASWLPGSEGAGVADVLFGRRPFTGRLPVSWPRAEAQVPINVGDADYRPLYPFGWGLRTDPARSRLAAVAADRPQVRAALAAATWNADGSLRNAPEVLPLLGRQLRGGDPALVDAILAVVRDAAQAAVVRGTAPADWAALIADAEHAQLTGDPLRAFTLLVRVVR
- a CDS encoding ricin-type beta-trefoil lectin domain protein; amino-acid sequence: MRSIRTLAALALVGLGLTAALTATTGSPAQAAPGAVTWSDDFTGAAGTAPDPGRWRYDTGGGGWGNSELEYYTSSTRNAALDGNGNLVITARRENPAGYTCWYGSCQYTSARLLTNGTFSQAYGRFEARIKIPRGQGMWPAFWMLGSDIASNPWPNSGEIDIMENVGSQPSTVYGTIHGPGYSGGGGLGGSTSLPGGQALADAFHTYTVDWAPDSITWYLDGVAYSRKTPADAGGNKWVFDHPFFMIMNVAVGGGWPGSPDGSTVFPQQMVVDYVRVQAWDSGGGSTAGPIVGYGSKCVDVAGANPANGTRIQLWTCNGTPAQQWTWAADGSVRALGKCLDVAAGSTANGAKVQLYDCNGTGAQRWVFSAAGDIVNPQSNRCLDATGVSSADGTPLQLWDCTGGANQKWRR